One window of the Nocardioides jiangxiensis genome contains the following:
- the rpsO gene encoding 30S ribosomal protein S15, which yields MSIGTDAETKKKIIAEYGKSEGDTGSPEVQIALLSHRISHLTEHLKQHKHDHHSRRGLLLLVGQRRRLLNYLQKTEIERYRSIIERLGLRR from the coding sequence ATGTCGATCGGTACCGACGCGGAGACCAAGAAGAAGATCATCGCCGAGTACGGCAAGTCCGAGGGTGACACCGGTTCTCCGGAGGTCCAGATCGCGCTGCTCTCGCACCGCATCTCGCACCTCACCGAGCACCTCAAGCAGCACAAGCACGACCACCACTCGCGTCGTGGCCTGCTGCTCCTCGTCGGCCAGCGCCGTCGTCTGCTGAACTACCTGCAGAAGACCGAGATCGAGCGTTACCGCTCCATCATCGAGCGCCTCGGCCTCCGCCGATGA
- a CDS encoding polyribonucleotide nucleotidyltransferase, with amino-acid sequence MSEATISAVETVLDNGKFGTRTIKFESGLLARQAAGAVTAYLDDDTMLLSATTAGKTPKDHFDFFPLTIDVEERMYAAGKIPGSFFRSEGRPGEDAILTCRLIDRPLRPTFKKGLRNEVQVVITVMALNPDTPYDVLAINAASASTQIAGLPFSGPVGGVRVALIDGQWVAFPRHSELERAVFDMVVAGRVTETGDVAIMMVEAEATESTWDLVQSGVQAPSEEVVATGLEAAKPFIKQLCEAQVELAKVAAKPVEDFPIFLDYEDDVFEAVEAAVGEQVRDLYSVGGKREKVLSKQERQEEDDKIKASLLEQLSEQFAGREKEIGAAYKSVTKAAIRQQVLRDKVRIDGRGLADIRALSAEVEVIPRVHGSALFERGETQILGVTTLDMLKLEQQLDTLSPETSRRYMHKYIFPPFSTGETGRVGSPKRREIGHGALARRALLPVLPTREEFPYAIRQLSEAMGSNGSTSMGSVCASTLSLLQAGVPLRASVAGIAMGLISDTVDGKTEYVALTDILGAEDAFGDMDFKVAGTRDFVTALQLDTKLDGIPAEVLAAALTQARDARHTILDVMAEAIAEPEEMSPHAPRIITVKVPVDKIGEVIGPKGKMINQIQDDTGASISIEDDGTVYIGATNGEAAEAARSAINAIANPTMPEVGERYLGTVVKTTNFGAFVSLLPGKDGLLHITKLRALNDGKRVESVEDVVSVGQKIQVQIAEIDDRGKLSLVPFIEDEGESAEAERVEDASVEADA; translated from the coding sequence TTGTCCGAGGCAACCATCTCTGCCGTCGAGACCGTTCTCGACAACGGCAAGTTCGGCACCCGCACGATCAAGTTCGAGTCGGGTCTCCTCGCTCGTCAGGCCGCCGGTGCCGTCACCGCGTACCTCGACGACGACACGATGCTCCTCTCGGCGACGACCGCCGGCAAGACGCCGAAGGACCACTTCGACTTCTTCCCGCTGACGATCGACGTCGAGGAGCGCATGTACGCCGCGGGCAAGATCCCCGGCTCCTTCTTCCGCTCCGAGGGTCGTCCGGGTGAGGACGCGATCCTCACCTGCCGCCTCATCGACCGTCCGCTGCGCCCGACCTTCAAGAAGGGTCTCCGCAACGAGGTCCAGGTCGTCATCACCGTCATGGCGCTCAACCCCGACACGCCGTACGACGTGCTCGCGATCAACGCCGCGTCGGCCTCCACGCAGATCGCCGGCCTGCCGTTCTCCGGCCCGGTCGGTGGCGTCCGCGTCGCCCTCATCGACGGCCAGTGGGTCGCCTTCCCGCGCCACTCCGAGCTCGAGCGAGCGGTCTTCGACATGGTCGTCGCCGGCCGCGTCACCGAGACCGGCGACGTCGCGATCATGATGGTCGAGGCCGAGGCCACGGAGTCCACCTGGGACCTCGTCCAGTCGGGCGTCCAGGCTCCCTCCGAGGAGGTCGTCGCGACCGGCCTCGAGGCCGCCAAGCCGTTCATCAAGCAGCTCTGCGAGGCCCAGGTCGAGCTGGCCAAGGTCGCCGCGAAGCCCGTCGAGGACTTCCCGATCTTCCTCGACTACGAGGACGATGTCTTCGAGGCCGTGGAGGCCGCTGTCGGCGAGCAGGTCCGCGACCTGTACTCGGTCGGTGGCAAGCGCGAGAAGGTCCTCTCCAAGCAGGAGCGCCAGGAGGAGGACGACAAGATCAAGGCGTCCCTCCTCGAGCAGCTGAGCGAGCAGTTCGCCGGCCGCGAGAAGGAGATCGGCGCGGCGTACAAGTCCGTCACCAAGGCCGCCATCCGCCAGCAGGTGCTGCGCGACAAGGTCCGCATCGACGGCCGTGGGCTCGCCGACATCCGCGCCCTGAGCGCCGAGGTCGAGGTCATCCCGCGCGTCCACGGCTCGGCCCTCTTCGAGCGTGGCGAGACCCAGATCCTCGGTGTCACCACCCTCGACATGCTCAAGCTGGAGCAGCAGCTCGACACGCTCTCGCCGGAGACGTCGCGCCGCTACATGCACAAGTACATCTTCCCGCCGTTCTCCACCGGCGAGACGGGCCGCGTCGGCTCGCCGAAGCGCCGCGAGATCGGCCACGGTGCGCTCGCGCGTCGTGCCCTCCTCCCGGTCCTCCCGACCCGCGAGGAGTTCCCCTACGCGATCCGCCAGCTCTCCGAGGCCATGGGCTCCAACGGCTCCACCTCGATGGGCTCGGTCTGTGCCTCCACGCTGTCGCTGCTCCAGGCCGGTGTCCCGCTCCGCGCCTCGGTCGCCGGCATCGCGATGGGCCTGATCTCCGACACCGTCGACGGCAAGACCGAGTACGTCGCGCTGACCGACATCCTCGGCGCCGAGGACGCGTTCGGCGACATGGACTTCAAGGTCGCCGGCACGCGCGACTTCGTGACGGCCCTTCAGCTCGACACGAAGCTCGACGGCATCCCGGCCGAGGTCCTGGCTGCGGCCCTGACCCAGGCCCGCGACGCCCGCCACACGATCCTCGACGTCATGGCCGAGGCCATCGCCGAGCCGGAGGAGATGTCGCCGCACGCGCCGCGCATCATCACCGTCAAGGTCCCCGTCGACAAGATCGGTGAGGTCATCGGCCCGAAGGGCAAGATGATCAACCAGATCCAGGACGACACCGGCGCCTCGATCTCCATCGAGGACGACGGCACCGTCTACATCGGTGCGACCAACGGCGAGGCTGCCGAGGCCGCCCGATCGGCGATCAACGCGATCGCCAACCCGACGATGCCCGAGGTCGGCGAGCGCTACCTCGGCACCGTCGTGAAGACGACCAACTTCGGCGCCTTCGTGTCCCTGCTCCCGGGCAAGGACGGCCTGCTCCACATCACCAAGCTGCGTGCCCTCAACGACGGCAAGCGCGTGGAGTCGGTCGAGGACGTCGTGTCGGTCGGCCAGAAGATCCAGGTCCAGATCGCCGAGATCGACGACCGCGGCAAGCTCTCGCTCGTCCCGTTCATCGAGGACGAGGGCGAGTCGGCCGAGGCCGAGCGCGTCGAGGACGCCTCCGTCGAGGCAGACGCCTGA
- a CDS encoding M16 family metallopeptidase, with amino-acid sequence MSVPQKIGSTRTVLVEKDDAGRVVSRVRRTVLPGGLRVLTEEMAGVRSASIGVWVGVGSRHETPRLHGASHFLEHLLFKGTKERSALEVSIVLDEVGGDFNAFTAKEYTCFHGRVLAEDLPLAIDVLGDMMTSSVITDADVEAEREVILDEIAMHDDDPEDVVHNLFAAQAWGDSPLGRGIAGTEASIEGLTRAQISRFYAKHYRPANMVVSVAGNVDHATVVRQIRAAFGRGGFLDVVEEPVVAPRVAAAKKVIAGESRATRPLEQVNVVLGVRGVTRSDPRRYALGVLNTVLGGGASSRLFQEVRELRGLAYSVYSFASHHVDAGLVGVAVGCLPAKLDETLAVVRAELRKVAADGITAEELARGKRQLAGSMIMGLEDSGARMSRNGKAELIYDELIGLDDALTRIDAVTLDDVAALAADLFSGPEMLAVVGP; translated from the coding sequence TTGTCCGTTCCCCAGAAGATCGGCTCCACCCGTACCGTCCTCGTGGAGAAGGACGACGCCGGCCGCGTCGTCTCCCGGGTCCGCCGCACGGTGCTGCCCGGCGGCCTGCGCGTCCTCACCGAGGAGATGGCAGGTGTCCGCTCCGCCAGCATCGGCGTGTGGGTGGGCGTCGGCTCCCGCCACGAGACGCCCAGGCTCCACGGTGCGTCGCACTTCCTCGAGCACCTGCTCTTCAAGGGCACGAAGGAGCGCTCCGCGCTCGAGGTCTCGATCGTCCTCGACGAGGTCGGCGGCGACTTCAACGCCTTCACCGCGAAGGAGTACACCTGCTTCCACGGCAGGGTGCTGGCTGAGGACCTGCCGCTGGCGATCGACGTCCTCGGCGACATGATGACCAGCTCGGTCATCACCGACGCCGACGTGGAGGCCGAGCGTGAGGTGATCCTCGACGAGATCGCCATGCACGACGACGACCCCGAGGACGTCGTCCACAACCTCTTCGCCGCCCAGGCCTGGGGCGACAGCCCCCTCGGGCGGGGCATCGCGGGCACGGAGGCCTCCATCGAGGGGCTGACCCGTGCGCAGATCAGCCGCTTCTACGCCAAGCACTACCGGCCGGCCAACATGGTCGTGTCGGTCGCCGGCAACGTCGACCACGCCACCGTGGTGCGGCAGATCCGCGCGGCGTTCGGTCGTGGTGGCTTCCTCGACGTCGTGGAGGAGCCGGTCGTGGCGCCGCGGGTCGCTGCGGCGAAGAAGGTCATCGCGGGGGAGTCGCGGGCAACGCGGCCGCTCGAGCAGGTCAACGTCGTGCTCGGGGTCCGCGGCGTGACCCGCAGCGACCCGCGGCGCTATGCGCTGGGCGTGCTCAACACCGTGCTCGGAGGTGGCGCGTCGTCGCGCCTCTTCCAGGAGGTGCGCGAGCTGCGAGGGCTGGCCTACTCGGTCTACTCCTTCGCCAGCCATCACGTCGACGCAGGCCTCGTGGGGGTGGCTGTCGGCTGTCTCCCGGCTAAGCTGGACGAGACGCTGGCCGTCGTCCGTGCCGAGCTGCGCAAGGTCGCGGCGGACGGGATCACCGCGGAGGAGCTCGCGCGTGGCAAGCGGCAGCTCGCGGGCAGCATGATCATGGGCCTGGAGGACTCCGGGGCACGGATGTCCCGCAACGGCAAGGCCGAGCTGATCTACGACGAGCTGATCGGTCTGGACGACGCGCTCACGCGCATCGACGCCGTTACCCTGGACGACGTCGCGGCCCTGGCCGCCGACCTCTTCAGCGGGCCGGAGATGCTCGCGGTGGTCGGTCCCTGA
- a CDS encoding SAM-dependent methyltransferase, translating into MSIQTIPARIRWAVDVLDVQPDDHVLEIGCGAGEAAGLVASRLGKGKLMVIDRSEAAVDRTKRVNAAHVESGRLTVRHIDLATLRVPVKRLDKAFAVNVNLFWIRDCRDEVALLHEKLSPGGTVHLFYEATKLDEVRLMVEKSSHALAEAGFRVSAVQSRRPAMVGIIGRK; encoded by the coding sequence ATGTCCATCCAGACCATCCCCGCGCGCATCCGCTGGGCTGTCGACGTACTCGACGTGCAGCCCGACGATCACGTCCTGGAGATCGGCTGCGGAGCGGGCGAGGCGGCAGGCCTCGTCGCGAGCAGGCTCGGCAAGGGCAAGCTGATGGTCATCGACCGCTCCGAGGCGGCCGTCGACCGGACCAAGCGCGTCAACGCCGCCCATGTCGAGTCCGGGCGCCTCACCGTCCGCCACATCGACCTGGCCACCCTGCGGGTGCCGGTGAAGCGGCTCGACAAGGCGTTCGCGGTCAACGTGAACCTCTTCTGGATCCGCGACTGCCGCGACGAGGTCGCCCTGCTGCACGAGAAGCTCTCCCCCGGCGGCACCGTGCACCTCTTCTACGAGGCCACGAAGCTCGACGAGGTGCGGCTCATGGTCGAGAAGTCCTCGCACGCCCTCGCGGAGGCCGGGTTCCGTGTCTCCGCCGTGCAGAGCCGTCGGCCCGCGATGGTCGGGATCATCGGCCGCAAGTAG
- the dapB gene encoding 4-hydroxy-tetrahydrodipicolinate reductase, whose protein sequence is MKVGVLGARGKVGAEMCAAVEAAADLELVASIDAGDDINALVESGTQVVIDFTHPDVVMGNLEFCIKHGIHAVVGTTGFDAGRLAQLEAWLADSPQTGVLIAPNFSIGAILMMKFATIAAPFYDSVEIIELHHPTKADAPSGTAARTAALVAEARRAAGSPPFPDATSQEIEGARGADVDGVRVHALRIRGMIAHQEVVCGGPGETLTIRHDSMDRASFGPGVLTGVRQIAAHPGLTVGLEHFLDL, encoded by the coding sequence ATGAAGGTGGGCGTCCTCGGGGCGCGGGGCAAGGTCGGCGCCGAGATGTGCGCCGCTGTCGAGGCCGCAGCGGACCTGGAGCTGGTCGCCTCCATCGACGCGGGCGACGACATCAACGCCCTGGTCGAGTCGGGCACGCAGGTGGTCATCGACTTCACCCACCCCGACGTGGTCATGGGCAACCTCGAGTTCTGCATCAAGCACGGCATCCACGCTGTCGTCGGCACCACGGGCTTCGACGCCGGGCGCCTGGCGCAGCTGGAGGCGTGGCTCGCGGACTCGCCGCAGACCGGCGTGCTGATCGCCCCCAACTTCTCCATCGGCGCGATCCTGATGATGAAGTTCGCGACGATCGCCGCCCCGTTCTACGACTCCGTCGAGATCATCGAGCTGCACCACCCGACCAAGGCCGATGCCCCGTCGGGCACCGCGGCCCGCACGGCTGCGCTGGTCGCCGAGGCGCGCCGGGCGGCCGGTTCGCCGCCGTTCCCGGACGCCACCTCGCAGGAGATCGAGGGCGCGCGTGGCGCCGACGTCGACGGCGTGCGCGTCCACGCGCTGCGGATCCGCGGCATGATCGCCCACCAGGAGGTCGTCTGTGGTGGCCCCGGGGAGACGCTGACGATCCGCCACGACTCGATGGACCGCGCCTCGTTCGGACCCGGCGTCCTGACCGGCGTCCGCCAGATCGCGGCGCACCCCGGCCTCACCGTCGGACTCGAGCACTTCCTGGACCTCTGA
- a CDS encoding DUF3043 domain-containing protein — translation MSNSSTEGKGRPTPSRKEAEAAARARARNAADPKARRTAQKSQRKAAMADLREGYRTADESKLPERDKGPVKRLVRDVVDSRIGFAELFAPLLVLILVTSAINPVLGQGMWLMAVVLVVCDILWIRFKVRREVRRRLPDKPLKGVSYYAIVRSLQLRILRLPKPQVKIGQQLPDVYR, via the coding sequence GTGAGCAACAGCAGTACTGAAGGCAAGGGTCGGCCGACCCCGTCGCGCAAGGAGGCCGAGGCCGCTGCGCGTGCCCGCGCCCGCAACGCCGCGGACCCGAAGGCCCGCCGCACCGCGCAGAAGTCGCAGCGCAAGGCGGCGATGGCCGACCTGCGCGAGGGCTACCGCACGGCCGACGAGTCGAAGCTCCCCGAGCGCGACAAGGGTCCGGTGAAGCGGCTGGTCCGCGACGTCGTCGACTCCCGCATCGGCTTCGCCGAGCTCTTCGCTCCCCTGCTGGTGCTGATCCTGGTCACGAGCGCGATCAACCCGGTCCTCGGCCAGGGCATGTGGCTGATGGCCGTCGTCCTCGTCGTCTGCGACATCCTGTGGATCCGCTTCAAGGTCCGGCGCGAGGTGCGCCGCCGCCTGCCCGACAAGCCGCTCAAGGGCGTGTCCTACTACGCGATCGTCCGCTCGCTCCAGCTGCGCATCCTGCGCCTGCCCAAGCCGCAGGTGAAGATCGGTCAGCAGCTTCCCGACGTCTACCGCTGA
- a CDS encoding VOC family protein, with amino-acid sequence MTITIEEIQVGDDAAAWAAAGFAVVGDTCRVGGVDLRLVGAAGQRGVHTWVLAGADDAAAGAFARAEGVPTVVAAARAQRPAGEHPLGVAQVDHLVLMTPNVDRTTASLEALGLPVRRVRDAELAGSPVRQVFFRLGEVILEVIGAPTGTGAGPATFWGITHTVSDIDAAAAYLGERCGRVKEAVQPGRRIATVRTRDLGLSVATALISPQPPRE; translated from the coding sequence GTGACGATCACCATCGAGGAGATCCAGGTCGGGGACGATGCCGCAGCCTGGGCAGCAGCGGGCTTCGCCGTCGTCGGAGACACCTGCCGCGTCGGCGGTGTCGATCTCCGCCTGGTCGGTGCCGCGGGGCAGCGTGGCGTCCACACGTGGGTGCTGGCCGGGGCTGACGACGCGGCCGCCGGTGCCTTCGCCCGGGCCGAAGGAGTCCCCACCGTGGTCGCCGCTGCACGGGCCCAGCGCCCCGCGGGCGAGCACCCGCTCGGCGTCGCCCAGGTCGATCACCTGGTCCTGATGACCCCCAACGTCGACCGCACCACTGCCTCGCTCGAAGCCCTCGGCCTGCCCGTACGCCGGGTGCGCGATGCGGAGCTGGCCGGTTCACCGGTGCGTCAGGTGTTCTTCCGGCTCGGCGAGGTCATCCTCGAGGTGATCGGCGCTCCGACCGGTACGGGCGCGGGGCCGGCGACGTTCTGGGGGATCACGCACACGGTGTCCGACATCGACGCCGCGGCGGCGTACCTCGGGGAGAGGTGCGGCCGGGTGAAGGAGGCGGTGCAGCCGGGGCGCCGGATCGCGACGGTCCGCACGCGCGACCTGGGCCTGTCGGTCGCCACCGCCCTGATCTCGCCGCAGCCGCCGCGGGAATGA
- a CDS encoding zinc ribbon domain-containing protein YjdM has translation MSDTLPPCPQCGSEYTYEMGELIVCPECAHEWSPSEAAEAADAALVRDVNGNVLSDGDDVVIAKDLKVKGAGGGTIKVGTKVKGIRLISDGVGDHDIDATVEGFGRMQLKSSVVKKA, from the coding sequence ATGAGCGACACCCTGCCTCCCTGCCCCCAGTGCGGCTCCGAGTACACCTACGAGATGGGCGAGCTCATCGTCTGCCCCGAGTGCGCCCACGAGTGGTCGCCCTCGGAGGCGGCCGAGGCCGCCGATGCCGCGCTCGTGCGCGACGTCAACGGCAACGTGCTCAGTGACGGCGACGACGTCGTGATCGCCAAGGACCTCAAGGTCAAGGGCGCCGGCGGCGGCACCATCAAGGTCGGCACCAAGGTCAAGGGCATCCGGCTCATCTCCGACGGCGTCGGAGACCACGACATCGACGCCACCGTCGAGGGCTTCGGACGCATGCAGCTGAAGAGCTCGGTCGTCAAGAAGGCCTGA
- the nadA gene encoding quinolinate synthase NadA, producing MTTVDLPLLPLGRGKDLDAERGVECPGDLPAPSDPDLVARATAAKAALGERVFVLGHHYQRDEVIQFADVTGDSFKLARDAAARPEAEFIVFCGVHFMAESADILTTPDQKVILPDLAAGCSMADMARLSQVEDAWAALEDAGVADVVVPITYMNSSADIKAFCGKHDGAVCTSSNADVALEWAFAQKGEDTKVLFFPDQHLGRNTAVLKLGYTLDQCVVWDPRQPNGGLTVEQLRDAKMILWKGHCSVHGRFSPDVIDELRAKIPDLNVIVHPECQYEVVTKADLVGSTEFIIKQIEAAPAGTSWAIGTELNLVKRLADARPDLTIVFLDRNVCYCSTMNRIDLPHLVWALESLVDGEVPNVIEVDADTEHWAKIALQRMLDLPGRSHKD from the coding sequence ATGACGACTGTCGACCTCCCCCTGCTCCCGCTCGGGCGCGGCAAGGACCTGGACGCCGAGCGCGGTGTCGAGTGCCCGGGCGACCTGCCCGCTCCCTCCGACCCGGACCTGGTCGCGCGGGCGACCGCCGCCAAGGCAGCCCTCGGTGAGCGGGTCTTCGTCCTCGGTCACCACTACCAGCGCGACGAGGTCATCCAGTTCGCGGACGTCACGGGCGACTCCTTCAAGCTCGCCCGCGACGCCGCCGCCCGCCCGGAGGCCGAGTTCATCGTCTTCTGCGGCGTGCACTTCATGGCGGAGTCGGCCGACATCCTGACCACGCCGGACCAGAAGGTGATCCTTCCGGACCTGGCCGCCGGCTGCTCGATGGCCGACATGGCCCGCCTCTCGCAGGTCGAGGACGCCTGGGCCGCTCTCGAGGACGCCGGTGTCGCCGACGTCGTCGTCCCGATCACGTACATGAACTCCTCGGCCGACATCAAGGCCTTCTGCGGCAAGCACGACGGCGCGGTCTGCACGTCGTCCAACGCCGATGTCGCGCTGGAGTGGGCGTTCGCACAGAAGGGCGAGGACACCAAGGTCCTCTTCTTCCCCGACCAGCACCTCGGCCGCAACACCGCCGTGCTCAAGCTGGGCTACACCCTCGACCAGTGCGTCGTCTGGGACCCGCGCCAGCCCAACGGTGGCCTCACCGTCGAGCAGCTGCGCGACGCGAAGATGATCCTGTGGAAGGGCCACTGCTCCGTCCACGGCCGCTTCTCCCCCGACGTCATCGACGAGCTCCGCGCCAAGATTCCCGACCTCAACGTCATCGTGCACCCCGAGTGTCAGTACGAGGTGGTGACCAAGGCCGACCTCGTCGGCTCGACCGAGTTCATCATCAAGCAGATCGAGGCCGCCCCCGCGGGCACCAGCTGGGCGATCGGCACCGAGCTCAACCTCGTCAAGCGGCTGGCCGACGCGCGCCCGGACCTCACCATCGTCTTCCTGGACCGCAACGTCTGCTACTGCTCGACGATGAACCGCATCGACCTGCCGCACCTCGTGTGGGCGCTCGAGTCGCTGGTCGACGGCGAGGTGCCCAACGTGATCGAGGTCGACGCCGACACCGAGCACTGGGCGAAGATCGCCCTCCAGCGGATGCTCGACCTCCCGGGTCGCAGCCACAAGGACTGA
- a CDS encoding glycerate kinase family protein produces the protein MRILIAPDKYAGTLTSGQAAAAIAAGWLRTAPADELDLAPLSDGGPGFVETMHEALGGCLEAVTVRGPLGEPAPAALLVVGSVAYVESAQACGLALTGREGPRRATTHGVGELLLAAIDAGATEVVVGLGGSGTTDGGAGLLAALGATADRPLDAGPDGLAGVTEVDLTAARAAVAGISLVAASDVDNPLTGLFGAAKVFGPQKGLADADLPAVDGALQDLAAATDRKAAAGKGAGAAGGLGFALALLGAVRRPGFEVVAEATGLAGRAAVADLVVTGEGAFDFTSRGGKVPAGVAALAGEHARPCVVLAGRVEVGSREMRALGVESAYAMVDRAGSRALDEPAAVLEELAAHVATQWSR, from the coding sequence ATGCGGATCCTGATCGCGCCCGACAAGTACGCCGGCACCCTGACCTCGGGCCAGGCGGCCGCGGCCATCGCCGCGGGCTGGCTCCGTACGGCGCCGGCGGACGAGCTCGACCTGGCCCCGCTCTCCGACGGCGGGCCCGGATTCGTCGAGACCATGCACGAAGCACTCGGCGGGTGCCTCGAGGCGGTCACGGTGCGCGGTCCCCTCGGTGAGCCGGCACCGGCGGCGCTCCTCGTCGTCGGCTCGGTGGCGTACGTCGAGTCGGCCCAGGCCTGCGGTCTGGCGCTGACCGGGCGTGAGGGTCCCCGCCGCGCCACCACCCACGGTGTCGGAGAGCTGCTCCTGGCCGCGATCGACGCCGGCGCCACCGAGGTCGTGGTCGGTCTCGGCGGCAGCGGCACCACGGACGGCGGTGCGGGCCTGCTCGCCGCCCTCGGCGCGACGGCCGACCGCCCGCTGGACGCGGGCCCCGACGGGCTCGCCGGCGTGACGGAGGTCGACCTGACCGCAGCTCGTGCCGCCGTGGCCGGCATCTCGCTGGTGGCGGCGAGCGACGTGGACAACCCGTTGACCGGCCTCTTCGGGGCCGCGAAGGTCTTCGGTCCGCAGAAGGGCCTCGCGGACGCGGACCTGCCCGCGGTCGACGGCGCCCTGCAGGACCTGGCCGCGGCGACGGACCGCAAGGCGGCCGCGGGGAAGGGCGCCGGCGCTGCCGGCGGACTCGGCTTCGCCCTGGCACTCCTGGGGGCCGTCCGCCGGCCCGGCTTCGAGGTCGTCGCGGAGGCGACGGGTCTGGCCGGCCGGGCAGCTGTTGCCGACCTGGTGGTCACGGGGGAGGGGGCGTTCGACTTCACCAGCCGCGGAGGCAAGGTCCCGGCCGGTGTCGCGGCGCTCGCCGGCGAGCACGCCAGGCCGTGTGTCGTGCTCGCGGGGCGCGTCGAGGTCGGCAGCCGTGAGATGCGCGCGCTCGGCGTGGAGTCGGCGTACGCGATGGTGGACCGGGCGGGGAGCCGCGCCCTGGACGAGCCCGCCGCGGTCCTGGAGGAGCTCGCCGCCCACGTCGCGACCCAGTGGTCACGGTGA
- a CDS encoding HesB/IscA family protein has product MGDACCGGGGGHSHGAPAATLNIEAPRDFETRADQINLSPVAAGKVKSLLEQEGRDDLALRISVQPGGCSGLRYQLFFDERTLDGDVTTDFDGVTVVVDRMSVPYLNGAVIDFVDTIEKQGFTIDNPNASGSCACGDSFH; this is encoded by the coding sequence ATGGGCGACGCTTGCTGCGGCGGCGGTGGCGGACACAGCCACGGCGCGCCGGCCGCGACCCTCAACATCGAGGCTCCCCGCGACTTCGAGACGCGTGCCGACCAGATCAACCTGAGCCCGGTTGCCGCGGGCAAGGTGAAGAGCCTGCTCGAGCAGGAGGGTCGCGACGACCTCGCGCTCCGCATCTCGGTGCAGCCCGGTGGCTGCTCGGGCCTGCGCTACCAGCTCTTCTTCGACGAGCGCACCCTCGACGGTGACGTGACGACGGACTTCGACGGCGTGACCGTCGTCGTCGACCGGATGTCGGTCCCGTACCTCAACGGCGCGGTCATCGACTTCGTCGACACGATCGAGAAGCAGGGCTTCACGATCGACAACCCCAACGCCTCCGGCTCCTGCGCCTGCGGCGACTCGTTCCACTGA
- a CDS encoding carbohydrate kinase family protein, producing MSLLITGSIATDHLMTFPGKFADSLVAEKLDKISVSFLASDLEVRRGGVAANIAFALARLGERPVLVGAVGEDFAEYHSWLDRHGVDCSSVHYSETQHTARFTCTTDTEMNQIASFYPGAMGEAREIELLPIVERVGHPTYVLIGANDPDGMLRHTEECKQRGYTFVADPSQQLAFAGGDLIRPLVEGADILISNEYEAELIVSKTGWSTDEVLARVGTWVTTLGKDGVRIQDKDGLLIEVGVLDGVTPVEPTGVGDAFRGGFLAALSRGLGWERAAQLGCTIAAYVVETVGTQEYTATRDEMLSRLGATYGDVAEKEIREALSA from the coding sequence ATGTCGCTGCTGATCACCGGTTCCATCGCCACGGACCACCTGATGACCTTCCCGGGCAAGTTCGCCGACTCGCTCGTCGCCGAGAAGCTGGACAAGATCTCGGTCTCGTTCCTCGCCTCCGACCTCGAGGTACGCCGCGGCGGCGTCGCGGCCAACATCGCCTTCGCGCTGGCCCGCCTCGGCGAGCGCCCGGTGCTCGTGGGTGCCGTCGGCGAGGACTTCGCGGAGTACCACTCCTGGCTCGACCGCCACGGCGTCGACTGCTCGTCGGTGCACTACTCGGAGACGCAGCACACCGCGCGCTTCACGTGCACGACCGACACCGAGATGAACCAGATCGCCTCGTTCTATCCCGGTGCGATGGGCGAGGCCCGCGAGATCGAGCTGCTCCCGATCGTGGAGCGGGTCGGCCACCCGACGTACGTCCTGATCGGTGCCAACGACCCCGACGGCATGCTGCGGCACACCGAGGAGTGCAAGCAGCGCGGCTACACGTTCGTCGCGGACCCGTCGCAGCAGCTCGCGTTCGCCGGCGGCGACCTGATCCGTCCGCTCGTCGAGGGCGCCGACATCCTCATCTCCAACGAGTACGAGGCCGAGCTGATCGTCTCCAAGACGGGCTGGAGCACCGACGAGGTGCTCGCCCGGGTCGGCACGTGGGTCACCACCCTGGGCAAGGACGGCGTCCGGATCCAGGACAAGGACGGCCTGCTGATCGAGGTCGGCGTGCTCGACGGCGTGACCCCGGTCGAGCCCACGGGCGTCGGCGACGCCTTCCGGGGCGGCTTCCTCGCAGCGCTGAGCCGCGGCCTGGGCTGGGAGCGTGCGGCTCAGCTCGGCTGCACCATCGCGGCGTACGTCGTCGAGACGGTCGGCACGCAGGAGTACACCGCCACGCGCGACGAGATGCTGAGCCGCCTCGGCGCCACCTACGGCGACGTCGCGGAGAAGGAGATCCGGGAGGCCCTCTCCGCCTGA